The genomic region GGCGGCAGCTTTACCACTAGGCGGGTAACGGCGATTCAAAAAGGCCGGCCTATCTTCTTCTGCAGTGCCTCGTTTCAAAGCGAGGAAGCCGGGATCAGCCACCAGCGGACTATGCCAACAGTACCGACACCCGAAGCGCTGATTGAAAGCGGCGACGTTAAGCATGCCCGCTTTCCTGGCCACCCCATTGAATTTTTACACTTACCGGAAAATCCGGATAATGGTGCGCCTGCAGGTCAGTGCCTGTGGTTTCGTTTAGCGGGTGGCACGCTGCCTAACGACCCGGCACTGCATCGCCACCTGCTCTCCTATGCGTCTGATTTCAACCTGCTCACCACGGGGCTAATCCCCCACGGCATTAAATACACCGACCCGAAGCTGCGCATCGCCAGCCTCGATCATGCGCTATGGTTGCATGAGGATACACGGCTGGACGAATGGCTGCTTTACGTCATTGACTCCCCCTGGGCAGGTGGCGCCCGCGGCTTGGCACGTGGCCATATTTACCAGCGCGATGGCCGCTTAGTGGCCTCTACCGCCCAAGAAGGGCTGACACGCTACCCGCAAGCCTAGACACTCTCCTTCACACTTTCCTCTGCCCTAAAAACAACTACGCCCGCTGGTTAGCGGGCGTAGGCTTAACGCGTATAGCGCAGCAGCTTACGGTTACTTAGTTGCCGTAAACATCGTTAATGGTTTTCAGCGGGTAGTGAGCCGGGTAAGGCTTACGCGCCACACCGGAATCAACGGCTGCCTGGGCGACAGCAGAGGAAATACGCGCTAGCAGGCGAATATCCACCGGTGTGGGAATAATGTACTCACGACCAAAGCTCATTTCAGTGCGCTCGTAGGCATCCAATACTTCCTGGGGTACCGGCTCGCGGGCCAGGTCTTTCAGAGCGTGCACGGCAGCCAGCTTCATCGCTTCGTTAATACGCGTAGCGCGAACATCCAAGGCGCCGCGGAAAATAAACGGGAAGCCCAGCACGTTGTTTACTTGGTTGGGGTAGTCTGAGCGGCCAGTGGCCATAATCACATCTGGCCGTGCTTCGCGGGCAACGTCCGGGTGAATTTCCGGATCAGGGTTGGTGCAAGCAAAAATAACCGGGTCGGCGGCCATTTTCTTCACCTGCTCGGCGGAGAGTAAGCCAGGCCCAGAAAGACCGATAAACACATCAGCCCCGTCGATAGCATCATCTAGCGTGCGCATATCAGTGTCGAGGGCAAACTCAGCCTTATACTCATTGATACCGTCGCGGTGAGTGTGGATAACCCCACGACGATCCAGCATGACTAAGTTCTCTTTTTTGGCACCACAGGATACCAACAACCGCATACAGGCAATCGCAGCGGCACCTGCACCCATGCAAACGATCTTCACGTTATCAATCGACTTGCCCGCGATATCTAAGGCATTCAGCATGCCCGCCGCAGTCACAATCGCAGTACCGTGCTGATCATCATGGAAAACAGGAATGTTACAGCGCTCGATCAAGGCCTTTTCGATCTCAAAGCACTCCGGCGCTTTGATATCTTCCAGGTTAATGCCACCCCAGGTATCGGCAATACGGGCAACCGTATCAATAAACGCCTGCGGGCTTTCGGCATCGACTTCGATATCAACAGAGTTAATACCAGCAAAGCACTTAAACAGCACGCCCTTGCCTTCCATTACCGGCTTACTCGCCAGCGGCCCAAGATTCCCCAGACCCAATATCGCAGTACCGTCGGAAATAACGGCGACGAGATTCCCTTTACCGGTATAGCGGTACGCATTTTCCGCATCGCGGGCAATTTCACGCACCGGCTCAGCAACGCCCGGGCTGTACGCCAGCGCCAGATCCCGTGCCGTCGCGGTCGGTTTAGTTAACTCCACAGAAAGCTTACCGGGAATCGGTTTAGCGTGATAATCCAGAGCCGCTTGCTTGTTTGCATCCGTCATGGTCAGGGTCCAATTAGCCTAAAGTAGTTAAGTCACTTCAGAATATAGAAAAAACCCAAGGGTCTCAAGCGCATAGTCAACCTGCCGGGAAAACGGCCGTTTTAGCGAATTTTAACTCACGTTCGAAACTTTTATCAGCCATTTGCTGCAACTTATACATCAGGCAACCAGCCATAAAGGTTTACTTATTGATGCACCGCAGCATCTCAATGACCTTTTTGCGCGCCTCATCACTACCATCTTTTTAACAGCCAACAAAAAAGCCCACGCCAAGGCGTGGGCTTTTGCGCAAAGCACATAACGTGCCTGCGAAGCGCAAATCCGTTAGGATTAGCCGCGCTTAACAGCAGCACCAAAGCGCTTGTTGAAGCGCTCTACACGGCCACCAGTGGTCGCTTGCTTCTGCTTGCCGGTATAGAACGGGTGGCAGTTGGAGCACACGTCCAGAGAGAAGTCCTGACCAGAGGTAGAACCAACCTGGAAGTTTGCACCGCAAGAACAAGTAGCGGTGACCGTGTTGTAATTCGGGTGGATACCTTGTTTCATCTTGAGCCTCATGAGCGGTATGCCGCCACCTGATCCGTTGCCAGGCACCGCATACGGGTGTGAAAAACTACTAACCGGTTAGTCGCTCGATCCGATAGATTCAAAGCGGCCGCGCATTTTAGCAAACTTAACGCCGGAGGCCAATTGCCCGATTCTGTTTCTTATCAGGGAGGCTCACAAAAGCCACCTCAAGCCTCCTGCTGCCAGGTGCTTAAAGTTGCCCTGCCATCTCCCTTGCGACGCTTATTTGATTATCTACCCGGCCGCGAAACGCCAACATCCGGCTGGCAGCCGGGGTTAAGAGTGCGCGTACCCTTTGGTCACCGAAACGTCGTTGGCGTTGTTGTGGCACTCGCCACTGACAGCGAACTACCGCGCGCGCAGCTGCGTACGATTAGTGACGTACTGGATGACGCGCCGCTGCCCAACGACTGGCAGTGGCTGTGCCACTTTACCGCTCGTTACTACCAGCACAGCCTGGGCGACACCATGCAACTTGCGATGCCCGCCAGGCTGCGCCAAGGCCACTCTATGGCCGGGCGAACGCAAACGCTGTGGCTTCCCATCGAAACGCCTGATGCATCCCCCCTGCAGCGCGCGCCTAAACAAGCCGAGCTTTATGCCCTACTTCGCCAGCATCCGCACGGCCTGGCCGCGCGCGCAATCAGCGCCCATGGCTTTACCCGCGACCAGCTGTTAGCGCTGCAAAAAAAAGGCTTTACCCACGCTGAAGAGCGGATTTTAACGGCCCCCAAACCGACGGGCGGTAGCCTGCTGGCCTCGCCCTCACTGCCGCTGAACCGTGAGCAAGCCGCCTGCCTTGCGGCACTGCATGAAAAACTCGACAGCTATCACCCATGCTTGTTAGAAGGTGTCACCGGTAGCGGCAAAACCGAAATTTATCTACAGCTCATCGAAGCGCTGGCCGCCAAAGGGAAGCAGTCTTTAGTGCTGGTACCGGAAATCGGCCTAACGCCGCAAACCCTAGCGCGCTTTAGAAGCCGCTTTCGCGTGCCGGTGGTGGCACTGCACTCCGGGTTAACGGACCCCGAGCGCCTGGATGTTTGGGAAGCCGCCGCCAGCGGCCGGGCATTGGTCATCATTGGCACCCGCTCAGCGATTTTCACCCCGCTCGCCAATCCGGGGGTGATTATCGTCGATGAGGAGCATGATGGTTCTTATAAACAGCACGACGGCCTGCGCTACCACGCCCGCGACCTCGCCGTTGCCAGGGCACATTACCACGATATTCCGCTGCTGCTGGGCAGCGCCACCCCTTCGCTTGAGAGCTTACAGCAGGCGCTTTGCGGCACGTATCGTCATTTGCGGCTGACCCAACGTCCCAGCCGCCACCCACCTGCCAAGTTAGAGCTTATTGACCTACGCCACCAGCGCCGTCAGGGCGGGCTACTGCCAGGCGCCATCAAAGCCATCAAGAGCACCCTTAATGCAGGTAAGCAGGTACTGGTCTTTATTAATCGTCGAGGCTTCGCACCCACGCTTGCCTGCCACGCCTGCGGCTGGATAGCCGATTGCCACCAGTGCGACGCCCGTATGACGCTGCACCGCCAGCCACCGCTGCTGGCCTGCCACCACTGCGATAGCCGCCGCGCACTGCCGGACGCTTGCCCAGAGTGCGGCAGCGGCGACCTGCGCGCACTAGGCAGCGGCACCGAACGTACCGAGGAAACCCTGCAAGGGCTTTTCCCAAGCGTTACCGTTCACCGCATTGATCGCGACAGCACGCGTAAAAAAGAGAGCTTTGAGCAGATACTTAAAGAGATTCAGCGCGGAGAGCCTTGCCTGTTAGTGGGTACCCAGATGCTCGCCAAAGGCCACCACCTTCCCCATGTCACCCTCGTGGTCGTGGTCAATGCAGATGGCGGCCTTTATGCCGCTGACTTCCGCGCTCTGGAACACAGCGCTCAACTACTGGAACAGGTTGCCGGTCGTGCTGGTCGCGCCGCTCACCCGGGTCGGGTGTTAGTTCAAACCCTGCACCCGGATGACCCACACTTGGGCCAACTTGCCGAACACGGCTACAGCGCATTGGCACGCAGTCTGCTAGAAGAGCGCCGCATCGCTAAGCTGCCACCGTTCTGCTTTATGGCGCTACTGCGCTTTGAGAGCCCTAAAGAAGAGGCGGCCCTTGCCTTGGCGCAACAGGCTACCCAGGCACTTCGCCAGTGGTTAAAGGAAGCAGAGGTGCCGGTACGCTGTTTAGGCCCAGTGCCCGCCCCTATGGAGCGGCGCCAAAACCGTTACCACCTTCACGTAATGCTGGCGGCCGATAAACGCAGCCAGCGGCACGCCGCTGCCAACTGGCTGGTACAGTGGCTTGAAGCTAACCGCGAGGCGCGTAAAGTACGCTGGTCGATTGATATCGATCCGCAAACCCTCGCTTAACAGCGCCGCACCCGTTACCGTCTGCGCTACCCTACTCAGCAATACGGCTTTGAAACTGCGCGCCAATTGCCGATAATGGCCGCCTTGACGCCGCAAAACTGCGCGCATGCACACGCCGCGATCGACGACACCCGGATATTTAAATGAAAGATACGATTATTTCTCTGCTCGAAGGCGCGGTAGACGCGCTTAAGCACCAAGGCGTGCTGCCCAATGATTTAACGCCCGCGATCAAAGTGGACCCCACCAAAGATAAAGCCCACGGCGACTACGCCACTAATTTGGCGCTGATGCTGGCCAAGCCCGCAGGCATGAAGCCCCGCGAGCTGGCCGACACCCTGGTGGCAGCCCTGCCCGCCAGCGACGCGATTCAAAAAACCGAGATTGCAGGCCCTGGGTTTATCAACTTTTTCGCCGCCGCCGATGCCGCTGCGCAAATCGTCGCCCAAGCGCTGGATAGCGGCGACGCCTTTGGCCGCAGCCTGATTGGTAAAGGCGAAAAAGTGCAGGTGGAGTTTGTTTCCGCCAACCCCACTGGCCCGCTGCATGTGGGCCACGGCCGGGGGGCAGCGATTGGCGACTGCCTATGCCGCTTGCTCGAAGCGACGGGTTATGACGTGACCCGTGAGTTCTACTACAACGACGCGGGCGCCCAGATCAAAAACCTCGCGCTTTCCGTGCAGGCGCGCGCGAAAGGGCTAGGGCCTGATGATGCTAGCTGGCCGGCAGACGGCTACCGTGGCGAGTACATTACCGATGTGGCCAACGACTACATGGCCGGTAAAACCGTCACCGCCGACGACCGTGAAGTCACCGCCAAAGGCGATGCGAATGACTTGGACGCCATCCAGGCCTTTGCCGTTGCCTGGCTGCGTCGGGAGCAGGATCTAGACCTCAAAGCCTTCGGCGTTGAATTTGACGTCTACTTCTTAGAATCATCGCTTTATGAAGATGGCAAAGTCGACGCCACCGTCGAGAAACTGGTCGCCAACGGCCACACTTATGAAGAAGATGGCGCCATGTGGCTGCGCACCACCGACTTTGGCGACGACAAAGACCGCGTCATGCGCAAGCGCGAAGGGGGCTATACCTACTTTCTGCCCGATGTGGCCTACCACCTCAACAAGTGGCAGCGCGGCTTTAAAACTGTGATTAACGAGCAAGGTGCTGATCACCACTCCACCGTCACCCGTGTACGCGCTGGCCTGCAAGCCCTGGAAGTGGGGATACCTAAGGGCTGGCCCGACTACGTACTGCATCAGATGGTCATGGTGACTCGCTCAGGCGTTGAGGTAAAACTCTCCAAGCGCGCCGGTAGCTATGTGACGGTGCGCGACCTGATTGATGAAGTAGGCCGCGATGCCACGCGCTTCTTCTTGGCGGCGCGCAAAGCTGATTCACAGCTGACGTTTGATATCGACCTCGCCCGCTCCCAGTCAAATGACAACCCGGTTTACTACATCCAGTACGCCCATGCCCGTGTGTGCAGCATGCTGCGCAAAGCCGAAGATGCAGGTCAGCCTTTTGATCATGGCCTCGCCATGGCTAACTTAGCGCTACTGGATAGCGACCAGGAGAAAGCCGTTCTTAACCGCCTGGCTCGCTACCCGGAAGTAGTTGAAAACGCCTCTAAAAATCGCGAGCCTCAGCAAGTCGCTCAATACCTGCTGGATTTAGCCGGTGACTTCCACACCTGCTACAACGCCGTCAAAGTGATGGTGGATGACGACACCCTGCGCAACACGCGCTTAGCGCTTGGCTTAGCCACTCGCCAAGTGCTGCGGAACGGGCTTGATCTCATGGGGGTTAGCGCCCCAGAGGAGATGTAAACAATGGCAAGCCCACGCAAAAAGCCTACTCGCCGTGGCGCCACCACGCAGCGCAAGCCTGCCCGTCGTGGTGGCGGGTGGCGCGTCCCCGGCTGGCTGTGGGGGCTAGCTGGGGTGGCCGTCGGTTTTTTCCTAGCGCAGCACCAACACGGCACCGCCCCCTGGCAGGAGCCGAGCACCACCCCGCCTCAAGCGACCGTGCTCCCCAAGCCGCCGGGAAGCGATGAACGCAGTGCCGCCCGCCAAACAGAGAGCGCAGCAGAACCCTCAATGCCTACTTTTGAGTTCTATACACTGCTGCCTGAAACCGAGGTCATTGCGCCCGGAGTCACACTCCCCTCTACGGTGACGCGACCAGACGTTAGCGAACAGTCTGCCGACAGCGCCACGGACAGCAGCGCCAGTAACGACCCCATCGCACAGGTTATCGCGGCTAATACGCGCCCCAGCGACCAAGCGGCGGCGGTTCAGCAGGTGCCCGCTAGCGCAGCCAACCGCTACATGCTCCAGGCGGCGTCATTCCGTGAATTTAGCGATGCCGAGCAGCTGCGCAGCCGCCTGCGTAACTTGAGCCTGCTGGCGCAAATCAGCGAAGTGCAGGCCGGGGGCGACACCTGGCACCGCGTCCAAGTCGGCCCCTATGAAGATACTCGGGAACTAAACCGCGCTCAGGATTTGATGAGCACTCAAGGTATTGAGCCGCTGCTGATTCAACTGCAAAACTAGCGGTCGCGGCGCCTCAAAACGACCCAAACACGCTTTATCTAACGGCTTTATCATGCGGGCGGTTGATTTTTTATCTGCCGCCCGCATTTTGTTGGGAATCGCTTTTTGTGCGGCCGCTGTAGCCGGCCCATCAGTCATCGGGAGCACGCCTCCCCCCAAGGAGTTATCTCCATGACCACGATTGTTTCCGTACGCCGCGGTAACCACGTTGCACTCGCTGGCGACGGCCAGGTTTCGTTGGGTAATACCGTTATGAAAGGCAATGCCAGCAAAGTACGCCGCCTCTACCGCGGCAAAGTGCTGGCAGGGTTTGCCGGTGGCACCGCTGATGCGTTTACGCTGTTTGAGCGTTTTGAAGCACAGTTAGAAAAGTACCAAGGCCACCTCACCAAAGCCGCCGTTGAGCTTGCCAAAGATTGGCGCACCGACCGCGCACTGCGCCGCCTTGAAGCGCTGTTGGCCGTCGCCGACCACAGCGCCTCGCTGATCATTACCGGCAACGGCGATGTCGTCGAACCTGAGCGCGGCATTATTGCGATTGGCTCTGGCGGTAACTACGCCCAAGCCAGCGCCCGGGCGCTGCTCGAAAACACTGAGCTTTCCGCCCGCGAAATTACCGAAAAATCCCTGCAAATCGCCGGTGACATCTGCGTATTTACCAATCATCACGTGACGCTTGAAGAGCTGAACATCAACGACCGTTGAGGCCAACTTTATGACCCAGATGACACCCCGCGAAATTGTTCACGCCCTGGATCAATACATTATTGGCCAGCAAGACGCTAAACGCGCCGTCGCCATCGCGCTGCGTAACCGCTGGCGTCGCATGCAGCTCGATGACGACCTGCGCCCCGAAGTGACGCCCAAAAACATTCTAATGATTGGCCCTACCGGCGTGGGTAAAACCGAAATCGCCCGCCGCTTGGCCAAGTTGGCGCGCGCGCCGTTCATCAAAGTAGAAGCCACTAAGTTCACTGAGGTGGGCTACGTGGGCCGCGACGTTGAGTCGATTATTCGCGACCTAATGGAAGCCGCCATTAAAATGGTGCGCGAGTACGCCAAAGAAGAAGTCGGCCATCGCGCCGAAGACGCCGCCGAAGACCGCGTACTCGATGCGCTGCTGCCGCCGCCCCGCGGTCAGGAAGATAAACCTCGCGAAGATAGCGGCACTCGCCAAACCTTCCGTAAAAAGCTGCGTGAAGGCCAGCTTGACGATAAAGAGATCGACATTGAGGTCTCCTCCCAGGGCCAGGGCATCGACATCATGACCCCGCCGGGCATGGAAGAGATGACCAGCCAGCTGCAGAGCCTGTTCTCCAATATGGGCCAGCAAAAACGCGAGCAGCGCCGTGTGACGGTGAAAGAAGCGCTGGTACTGCTGCGCGACGAAGAAGCCAGCAAACTGGTCAACGAAGAAGAGATTAAAGCCCGCGCCGTTGAAGCCGTTGAACAGCACGGCATTGTGTTCCTGGATGAGATTGACAAAGTCGCCAAGGGCAGCGGCCAGTCCAGCGGCGGCGAAGTCTCCCGCGAAGGCGTACAGCGCGACCTGCTGCCGCTGATTGAAGGCTCTACCGTTTCTACCAAGTACGGCATGGTAAAAACCGATCACATTCTATTTATTGCCTCCGGTGCTTTCCACCTGTCGCGCCCTTCAGACTTGATTCCTGAGCTGCAGGGACGCCTGCCGATTCGCGTTGAGCTAGACGCGCTGACACCGGGCGACTTCCAGCGGATTCTCACCGAGCCATCCGCTTCGCTGACCAAGCAGTATCAAGCGCTACTGGCGACGGAAGGACTGGATATCGAGTTCACGCCAGACGGTATCGAACGCATTGCCGAGATTTCGTGGCAGGTCAACGAAGGTACCGAAAATATCGGCGCGCGCCGCCTGCACACCGTGTTGGAACGCTTGCTGGAAGAAGCCTCGTTTAAAGGTGGCGACATGGATAGCCCCCTGGTCATCGATGCTGATTACGTCAATGCCCAGCTAGGCGAACTGGCGGTCGACGAAGACCTGTCGCGCTATATTCTGTAAGCGCTACTCTCTGTAAGCGATACAATTAAAATAGCCACCGGCAGCTTGCTCGCGTTTCCGCGGGCAGGCTGTTTTTGCTACTTATCGTCACGAGGTCTCCGTATTCATGAACGCTCCAACGCCCATACGAGTGCACTACCATAAGCAGGCCCGCGAGCTGGAGCTTGGTTATGCTAACGGCGAAAACTACCGCCTCCCGGTCGAATTTTTACGGGTCTACTCCCCCTCGGCTGAAGTGCGCGGCCACGGCGGCGACACAGCGGTGCTTCAAGTTGGCAAAAAGGATGTTGGCCTACAAAACATTACCCAAGCGGGTAATTACGCGCTGAAGCTACACTTTGACGACGGGCATGATAGCGGCCTTTACAGCTGGAACTACCTGTTTGACCTTGCCCAGCATCAGGATGCCTACTGGCAAAACTACCTCCAGCGATTAGAGGAAGCAGGCGCCTCCCGCGAACCAGCCAGCATCCAATTTAAACAGCTGTGACGCTGCGCCCCAGGTGAAGCGCAGACAAATTGGGGCAGAGAAGGCTACAATATCGCCAATCTTTTTAATGCGACGACCACTCGGTCGATTATTACCGCCTCGAACTCGGGAGCTACCGCCCCATGAGCCCCACGGATAAACGCACGACCCACTTTGGCTACCAAGAAGTGCCCGTTGACGAGAAAGCCTCTCGCGTGGCCGACGTGTTTCACTCGGTTGCCGCTCGTTACGATGTGATGAATGACCTGATGTCCATGGGCATTCACCGCGTTTGGAAGCGCCTCACCATTGAGCGCGCAGGCGTTCGCCCTGGCCATCAGGTCTTGGATATTGCTGGCGGCACCGGCGATTTAACGCTTAAGTTTTCACGCTTAGTTGGCCCTAGCGGCAAAGTCGTGCTCGCGGATATCAACGCTTCCATGCTAAAAGTAGGCCGCGACAAGCTGATGGATAACGGCGTTGGCGGTAACGTTGAGTACGTTCAGGCGAATGCCGAGTGCCTGCCGTTTCCTGATAACAGCTTTGACTGCATTACCATTGCCTTTGGCCTGCGTAACGTCACCGATAAAGACGCTGCGCTTCGCTCCATGGCGCGGGTACTGAAACCCGGCGGCCGGTTATTAGTGCTTGAGTTTTCCAAACCCAGCAACCCGCTGCTTTCCAAAGCCTACGACGAGTACTCCTTCCGCCTGTTACCCAAAATGGGCGAGCTAGTAGCAGGCGACGGCGAAAGCTACCGCTATCTAGCGGAGTCAATCCGCATGCATCCAGACCAGGAAACCCTGAAAGGGATGATGGAAGCCGCAGGCCTTGAACGGGTTGAATATACCAACCTGACCGGTGGTATTGTTGCCCTTCACCGTGGCATCAAATTATGAAGTCACTGTAAACCATGATGTTACTGAACAAGAGGTCAGCATGCTGGTAACCCCAACCCTACTGCTGGCCGGATGTGAACGCACGTTGAACGCCCTCCTCGCTCGCGACCCAGCGGCTCCTCATCGGCTTGCTCAGCTAGCGGGAAGCCGTTTGCTGGTACGCCTAGAGAAGCCTCATTTAGCGCTGCTGCTGTGCTACCACGCTGCGGGTATTGACCTGCAGTATGGCGATGAGGTGGCGGAGAGTGATGTCGATGCCGTGGTGGAGCTTACCCCTGAAACCCTCTCCGAGTGGCTTAGCGGCGCCTCTATAGAGCGGCTGATGTTTGACGGCAAACTGGCTGTACGAGGCCGTATCCATCTATTAGAAGCCACCCGCGACCTGCTCTTTGACCTGGATATCGACTGGGAGGGCGAACTAGCTGGCTGGCTGGGCGATCTACCGGCACACTCGCTGGCGGAGGGCATACGCCGTGCTGCCCGCTGGGGGCTTCGGACCAAAGACGAGCTACTTCAAGACGTTTCAGAGTATGTGTTTGAAGAAGCCCGTCTGCTCCCGGGCCGTCAACAGCGCAACGTATTGCGTGACCACTTAACGGAACTTGAGGTGGCCACCGACCGCCTTGAGGCGCGCCTAAACCGTTTACAACGCCGTTTGCATCAGCTAGCGACGCCAACGAATGTGCCTGTGAATACCAAGGAGCAGCGCCCATGAGCCTGCGGCTGTTCAAAATTGTCTGGGTGGTGGCACGCCACCGTCTGGACACCTTGATCCCCATTGAACGACTGCCGCTATGGCTACGCACGCTAATGTGGTTTTCCCCGCTGCGCTTAGTCCCGGTAGGGAATCGCTCCCGAGGCGAGCGATTACGGCTGGCGCTTGAAGCGCTTGGGCCTATTTTTATCAAGTTTGGTCAAATGCTCTCCACACGGCGCGACTTGCTGCCTGAAGACATTGCCGATGAATTGAAGCGTCTGCAAGACCAAGTACCCCCCTTCCCCGGCGAAAAGGCGGCGGCAAGGGTGGAAAAAGCGCTAGACATGTCGCTAACCGAAGCGTTTGCGGCATTTGACAGGGCGCCGCTCGCCTCCGCTTCGATTGCTCAAGTACACGCTGCAACGCTGCATACCGGTGAAGACGTCGTGGTGAAAATCATCCGTCCCGGCATTGATCGAATTATGCGCCAGGATATGGCGCTCATGTATCACGTCGCTAGGCTATTCGCTAAAGTGCCCGAAGCCAAGCGACTGCGCCCGGTGGAAGTCATCCGCGATTATGAAGCCACGCTGTTTGACGAACTCGACCTCTACAAAGAAGCCGCCAACACCTCACAGCTAAAGCGTAATTTTAAAGACTCACCGTTGCTGTTTGTGCCGACCATTTATTGGCCCTTCACTCGTCGGCATGTCATGGTACAAGAACGCATTCGCGGCGTACCGGTCGCTGACCTCGACACCCTGATAGCCCGGGGCACTAACCTGAAAAAACTGGCCGAACGCGGGGTAGAGCTATTTTTCACCCAGGTGTTCCGCGATAATTTTTTCCATGCCGATATGCACCCCGGCAATATTTTTGTTAACTGTGATAACCCTGAGGATCCGCAATATATCGCCATCGATTGCGGTATTGTGGGTAGCTTAACCCGGGAAGACCAAGACTACTTGGCACGCAACCTTCTGGCGTTTTTCCATCAGGATTACTACGAAGTGGCGGCGCTGCACATTGAATCCGGTTGGGTAGGCGAAAATACCCGCGCCAATGAGTTTGCCGCCGCTATTCGTACCGTTTGCGAACCAATTCTAGAGAAGCCGCTAAAAGATATTTCTTTCGGGCAGGTGCTGTTGGGGCTGTTTCAAACCGCACGGCGTTTTAATATGGAAGTGCAACCCCAGCTGGTGCTACTGCAGAAAACATTGCTTAACATCGAGGGCCTAGGCCGCCAGCTCTATCCAGACCTGGATTTATGGAGCACCGCAAAACCCTACCTTGAGCAGTGGATGAAAGACCGAGCCGGGGTAAGCGGCCTTTGGGAGTCCTTAAAGCGCCAAGCGCCTGAACTTTCCCATCAGTTACCGGAGCTTCCGGTATTGGCGCACCAGGCGCTCAGCCGCATGGAGCATGAGCATCGCCAGCGCCACCAACAGGTCAGCGCGCTAAGCAACATGCGCAGCCAGTTAACGCGCCAAGGCAAACGTCAGTACCGGCTACGAGTAGGTTTAATTTTGGTGGCCATAGCGCTGGCATGGCAGCCGCTCAGCAGCTGGGCGGCCACCCAAGAGTGGCCCGTCTTAGCAGCGGCTGGCCTGGGGCTACTGCTACTGTTATGGCAATAACCCCTTACGAAC from Halomonas sp. 7T harbors:
- the hslU gene encoding ATP-dependent protease ATPase subunit HslU, whose protein sequence is MTQMTPREIVHALDQYIIGQQDAKRAVAIALRNRWRRMQLDDDLRPEVTPKNILMIGPTGVGKTEIARRLAKLARAPFIKVEATKFTEVGYVGRDVESIIRDLMEAAIKMVREYAKEEVGHRAEDAAEDRVLDALLPPPRGQEDKPREDSGTRQTFRKKLREGQLDDKEIDIEVSSQGQGIDIMTPPGMEEMTSQLQSLFSNMGQQKREQRRVTVKEALVLLRDEEASKLVNEEEIKARAVEAVEQHGIVFLDEIDKVAKGSGQSSGGEVSREGVQRDLLPLIEGSTVSTKYGMVKTDHILFIASGAFHLSRPSDLIPELQGRLPIRVELDALTPGDFQRILTEPSASLTKQYQALLATEGLDIEFTPDGIERIAEISWQVNEGTENIGARRLHTVLERLLEEASFKGGDMDSPLVIDADYVNAQLGELAVDEDLSRYIL
- the ubiE gene encoding bifunctional demethylmenaquinone methyltransferase/2-methoxy-6-polyprenyl-1,4-benzoquinol methylase UbiE, with the translated sequence MSPTDKRTTHFGYQEVPVDEKASRVADVFHSVAARYDVMNDLMSMGIHRVWKRLTIERAGVRPGHQVLDIAGGTGDLTLKFSRLVGPSGKVVLADINASMLKVGRDKLMDNGVGGNVEYVQANAECLPFPDNSFDCITIAFGLRNVTDKDAALRSMARVLKPGGRLLVLEFSKPSNPLLSKAYDEYSFRLLPKMGELVAGDGESYRYLAESIRMHPDQETLKGMMEAAGLERVEYTNLTGGIVALHRGIKL
- a CDS encoding SCP2 domain-containing protein, whose product is MLVTPTLLLAGCERTLNALLARDPAAPHRLAQLAGSRLLVRLEKPHLALLLCYHAAGIDLQYGDEVAESDVDAVVELTPETLSEWLSGASIERLMFDGKLAVRGRIHLLEATRDLLFDLDIDWEGELAGWLGDLPAHSLAEGIRRAARWGLRTKDELLQDVSEYVFEEARLLPGRQQRNVLRDHLTELEVATDRLEARLNRLQRRLHQLATPTNVPVNTKEQRP
- a CDS encoding DUF971 domain-containing protein; its protein translation is MNAPTPIRVHYHKQARELELGYANGENYRLPVEFLRVYSPSAEVRGHGGDTAVLQVGKKDVGLQNITQAGNYALKLHFDDGHDSGLYSWNYLFDLAQHQDAYWQNYLQRLEEAGASREPASIQFKQL
- the ubiB gene encoding ubiquinone biosynthesis regulatory protein kinase UbiB; this encodes MSLRLFKIVWVVARHRLDTLIPIERLPLWLRTLMWFSPLRLVPVGNRSRGERLRLALEALGPIFIKFGQMLSTRRDLLPEDIADELKRLQDQVPPFPGEKAAARVEKALDMSLTEAFAAFDRAPLASASIAQVHAATLHTGEDVVVKIIRPGIDRIMRQDMALMYHVARLFAKVPEAKRLRPVEVIRDYEATLFDELDLYKEAANTSQLKRNFKDSPLLFVPTIYWPFTRRHVMVQERIRGVPVADLDTLIARGTNLKKLAERGVELFFTQVFRDNFFHADMHPGNIFVNCDNPEDPQYIAIDCGIVGSLTREDQDYLARNLLAFFHQDYYEVAALHIESGWVGENTRANEFAAAIRTVCEPILEKPLKDISFGQVLLGLFQTARRFNMEVQPQLVLLQKTLLNIEGLGRQLYPDLDLWSTAKPYLEQWMKDRAGVSGLWESLKRQAPELSHQLPELPVLAHQALSRMEHEHRQRHQQVSALSNMRSQLTRQGKRQYRLRVGLILVAIALAWQPLSSWAATQEWPVLAAAGLGLLLLLWQ